The Myxocyprinus asiaticus isolate MX2 ecotype Aquarium Trade chromosome 31, UBuf_Myxa_2, whole genome shotgun sequence genome has a segment encoding these proteins:
- the LOC127421867 gene encoding alpha-actinin-4 isoform X3 has protein sequence MVDYHAANNQSLYSTGGQQSYMEQENDWDRDLLLDPAWEKQQRKTFTAWCNSHLRKAGTQIENIEEDFRDGLKLMLLLEVISGERLPKPERGKMRVHKINNVNKALDFIASKGVKLVSIGAEEIVDGNAKMTLGMIWTIILRFAIQDISVEETSAKEGLLLWCQRKTAPYKNVNVQNFHISWKDGLAFNALIHRHRPELIDYDKLRKDDPVTNLNNAFEVAERYLDIPKMLDAEDIVNTARPDEKAIMTYVSSFYHAFSGAQKAETAANRICKVLAVNQENEHLMEDYEKLASDLLEWIRRTIPWLENRAPEKTMTEMQQKLEDFRDYRRVHKPPKVQEKCQLEINFNTLQTKLRLSNRPAFMPSEGRMVSDINGAWHKLEGAEKGYEEWLLNEIRRLERLDHLAEKFRQKAAIHESWTDGKEAMLKQKDYETATLSEIKALLKKHEAFESDLAAHQDRVEQIAAIAQELNELDYYDSQSVNARCQKICEQWDALGSLTQSRRESLERTEKQLESIDELYLEYAKRAAPFNNWMEGAMEDLQDMFIVHNIEEIQGLITAHEQFKSTLPEANKEREAIQAIQAEVQKIAQYNGIKLAGNNPYTTITPQSIDSKWDKVQKLVPQRDQALQEELARQQSNDHLRRQFANQANMIGPWIQNKMEEIGRISIEMNGTLEDQLTHLRQYEQSIIEYKPNIDQLEGDHQLIQEALIFDNKYTAYTMEHLRVGWEQLLTTIARTINEIENQILTRDAKGISQEQLHEYRASFNHFDKKRTGIMDSDDFRALLIATGNSLGDAEFSRIMGIVDPNNSGAVTFQAFIDFMSRETTDTDTADQVIASFKILAGDKNYITAAELRRELPPDQAEYCIARMAPYTGPDAVPGALDYMSFSTALYGESDL, from the exons ACTTTCACAGCCTGGTGCAATTCTCACCTGCGGAAGGCGGGAACGCAAATCGAAAACAtcgaagaggatttcagagatggACTCAAACTAATGCTTCTTCTAGAGGTCATCTCAG GGGAGAGATTACCAAAACCTGAAAGAGGAAAGATGAGAGTGCACAAGATCAACAATGTCAACAAAGCGCTGGACTTCATCGCCAGCAAAGGAGTCAAACTGGTGTCCATTGGTGCAGAAG AAATTGTAGATGGAAACGCCAAGATGACTCTTGGAATGATCTGGACCATCATTCTCCGCTTCGCCATCCAGGACATCTCGGTGGAAG AAACCTCCGCTAAAGAAGGACTGTTGCTCTGGTGTCAGAGAAAGACGGCTCCTTACAAGAACGTCAATGTCCAGAACTTCCATATCAG CTGGAAGGATGGTCTCGCCTTCAATGCTCTGATCCATAGACACAGGCCGGAGCTCATTGATTATGATAAACTGAGAAAG GATGATCCAGTGACCAATCTGAACAATGCTTTCGAAGTGGCGGAGCGATACCTTGATATCCCCAAAATGTTGGATGCAGAGG ACATTGTGAACACTGCACGTCCAGATGAGAAAGCCATAATGACTTATGTGTCCAGTTTCTACCATGCATTTTCTGGAGCCCAGAAG GCTGAGACAGCAGCCAATCGTATCTGCAAGGTGTTGGCGGTCAATCAGGAGAATGAGCACCTGATGGAGGACTATGAGAAGCTGGCCAGCGAT TTGTTGGAGTGGATACGTAGGACAATCCCATGGTTGGAAAATCGTGCTCCAGAGAAGACCATGACAGAAATGCAGCAGAAATTGGAAGATTTCCGTGATTACCGTCGTGTTCACAAACCACCCAAAGTTCAGGAGAAGTGTCAGCTAGAGATCAACTTCAACACATTGCAGACCAAACTCCGCTTGAGCAATCGACCTGCCTTTATGCCATCTGAGGGACGCATGGTGTCG gACATTAATGGGGCATGGCATAAATTGGAGGGGGCAGAGAAAGGCTACGAAGAGTGGCTACTGAATGAGATCCGCCGATTGGAGAGGCTTGACCATCTTGCAGAAAAGTTCAGACAGAAAGCAGCCATCCATGAGAGCTGGACAGATG GTAAGGAGGCCATGCTAAAACAGAAGGATTATGAGACTGCAACACTGTCCGAGATTAAAGCCCTCCTGAAGAAGCACGAGGCGTTCGAGAGTGACCTTGCTGCCCACCAGGACAGAGTGGAGCAGATTGCCGCAATTGCGCAGGAGCTCAA TGAGCTGGACTACTACGACTCCCAGAGTGTTAATGCTCGCTGTCAGAAGATCTGTGAGCAGTGGGATGCTCTGGGATCCCTAACACAGAGTCGTAGAGAGTCTCTTGAG AGGACAGAGAAACAGCTGGAGTCCATTGATGAGCTTTACCTGGAGTACGCCAAGAGAGCGGCACCATTCAACAACTGGATGGAGGGGGCAATGGAGGACCTTCAAGATATGTTCATTGTGCACAACATAGAGGAGATCCAG GGACTGATTACAGCTCATGAGCAGTTTAAGTCCACTCTTCCAGAGGCGAATAAAGAGCGGGAAGCAATTCAGGCCATCCAGGCTGAAGTTCAGAAAATCGCTCAGTACAATGGCATCAAACTGGCTGGAAACAATCCTTACACCACGATCACCCCTCAGAGCATTGACAGCAAGTGGGACAAG GTGCAGAAACTGGTTCCTCAACGTGATCAGGCTCTGCAGGAAGAACTCGCACGGCAGCAGTCCAATGACCATCTCAGACGCCAGTTTGCAAACCAGGCCAACATGATTGGACCATGGATACAAAACAAGATGGAG GAGATTGGCAGGATATCAATCGAGATGAACGGAACGCTTGAAGATCAGCTAACTCACCTACGTCAGTATGAGCAAAGCATCATCGAATACAAACCCAATATCGACCAACTGGAGGGAGACCATCAGCTCATTCAGGAAGCACTTATATTTGACAACAAATACACTGCTTACACTATGGAG CACCTGCGTGTTGGCTGGGAGCAACTCCTCACTACAATTGCTCGCACCATTAATGAGATCGAGAACCAGATTCTGACTAGAGATGCTAAAGGCATCAGCCAGGAGCAGCTTCACGAGTACCGCGCGTCCTTTAATCACTTCGACAAG AAGCGTACAGGAATAATGGACAGCGACGATTTCCGTGCACTGCTCATTGCCACTGGGAACAGCCTG GGTGATGCTGAATTTTCTCGTATTATGGGCATTGTTGACCCTAACAACAGTGGAGCAGTGACCTTCCAGGCCTTTATCGACTTCATGTCGAGAGAAACGACCGACACCGACACTGCAGACCAGGTCATCGCCTCATTTAAGATCCTAGCCGGAGACAAG AACTACATCACAGCAGCGGAGTTGAGGCGTGAGCTTCCTCCTGACCAGGCAGAGTACTGCATTGCCCGAATGGCACCATACACAGGCCCTGACGCAGTTCCGGGTGCGCTTGACTACATGTCCTTCTCCACCGCCTTGTATGGGGAGAGCGACCTCTAA
- the LOC127421867 gene encoding alpha-actinin-4 isoform X1, with the protein MVDYHAANNQSLYSTGGQQSYMEQENDWDRDLLLDPAWEKQQRKTFTAWCNSHLRKAGTQIENIEEDFRDGLKLMLLLEVISGERLPKPERGKMRVHKINNVNKALDFIASKGVKLVSIGAEEIVDGNAKMTLGMIWTIILRFAIQDISVEETSAKEGLLLWCQRKTAPYKNVNVQNFHISWKDGLAFNALIHRHRPELIDYDKLRKDDPVTNLNNAFEVAERYLDIPKMLDAEDIVNTARPDEKAIMTYVSSFYHAFSGAQKAETAANRICKVLAVNQENEHLMEDYEKLASDLLEWIRRTIPWLENRAPEKTMTEMQQKLEDFRDYRRVHKPPKVQEKCQLEINFNTLQTKLRLSNRPAFMPSEGRMVSDINGAWHKLEGAEKGYEEWLLNEIRRLERLDHLAEKFRQKAAIHESWTDGKEAMLKQKDYETATLSEIKALLKKHEAFESDLAAHQDRVEQIAAIAQELNELDYYDSQSVNARCQKICEQWDALGSLTQSRRESLERTEKQLESIDELYLEYAKRAAPFNNWMEGAMEDLQDMFIVHNIEEIQGLITAHEQFKSTLPEANKEREAIQAIQAEVQKIAQYNGIKLAGNNPYTTITPQSIDSKWDKVQKLVPQRDQALQEELARQQSNDHLRRQFANQANMIGPWIQNKMEEIGRISIEMNGTLEDQLTHLRQYEQSIIEYKPNIDQLEGDHQLIQEALIFDNKYTAYTMEHLRVGWEQLLTTIARTINEIENQILTRDAKGISQEQLHEYRASFNHFDKDHSGVLAAEEFKACLISLGYDVENDKQGDAEFSRIMGIVDPNNSGAVTFQAFIDFMSRETTDTDTADQVIASFKILAGDKNYITAAELRRELPPDQAEYCIARMAPYTGPDAVPGALDYMSFSTALYGESDL; encoded by the exons ACTTTCACAGCCTGGTGCAATTCTCACCTGCGGAAGGCGGGAACGCAAATCGAAAACAtcgaagaggatttcagagatggACTCAAACTAATGCTTCTTCTAGAGGTCATCTCAG GGGAGAGATTACCAAAACCTGAAAGAGGAAAGATGAGAGTGCACAAGATCAACAATGTCAACAAAGCGCTGGACTTCATCGCCAGCAAAGGAGTCAAACTGGTGTCCATTGGTGCAGAAG AAATTGTAGATGGAAACGCCAAGATGACTCTTGGAATGATCTGGACCATCATTCTCCGCTTCGCCATCCAGGACATCTCGGTGGAAG AAACCTCCGCTAAAGAAGGACTGTTGCTCTGGTGTCAGAGAAAGACGGCTCCTTACAAGAACGTCAATGTCCAGAACTTCCATATCAG CTGGAAGGATGGTCTCGCCTTCAATGCTCTGATCCATAGACACAGGCCGGAGCTCATTGATTATGATAAACTGAGAAAG GATGATCCAGTGACCAATCTGAACAATGCTTTCGAAGTGGCGGAGCGATACCTTGATATCCCCAAAATGTTGGATGCAGAGG ACATTGTGAACACTGCACGTCCAGATGAGAAAGCCATAATGACTTATGTGTCCAGTTTCTACCATGCATTTTCTGGAGCCCAGAAG GCTGAGACAGCAGCCAATCGTATCTGCAAGGTGTTGGCGGTCAATCAGGAGAATGAGCACCTGATGGAGGACTATGAGAAGCTGGCCAGCGAT TTGTTGGAGTGGATACGTAGGACAATCCCATGGTTGGAAAATCGTGCTCCAGAGAAGACCATGACAGAAATGCAGCAGAAATTGGAAGATTTCCGTGATTACCGTCGTGTTCACAAACCACCCAAAGTTCAGGAGAAGTGTCAGCTAGAGATCAACTTCAACACATTGCAGACCAAACTCCGCTTGAGCAATCGACCTGCCTTTATGCCATCTGAGGGACGCATGGTGTCG gACATTAATGGGGCATGGCATAAATTGGAGGGGGCAGAGAAAGGCTACGAAGAGTGGCTACTGAATGAGATCCGCCGATTGGAGAGGCTTGACCATCTTGCAGAAAAGTTCAGACAGAAAGCAGCCATCCATGAGAGCTGGACAGATG GTAAGGAGGCCATGCTAAAACAGAAGGATTATGAGACTGCAACACTGTCCGAGATTAAAGCCCTCCTGAAGAAGCACGAGGCGTTCGAGAGTGACCTTGCTGCCCACCAGGACAGAGTGGAGCAGATTGCCGCAATTGCGCAGGAGCTCAA TGAGCTGGACTACTACGACTCCCAGAGTGTTAATGCTCGCTGTCAGAAGATCTGTGAGCAGTGGGATGCTCTGGGATCCCTAACACAGAGTCGTAGAGAGTCTCTTGAG AGGACAGAGAAACAGCTGGAGTCCATTGATGAGCTTTACCTGGAGTACGCCAAGAGAGCGGCACCATTCAACAACTGGATGGAGGGGGCAATGGAGGACCTTCAAGATATGTTCATTGTGCACAACATAGAGGAGATCCAG GGACTGATTACAGCTCATGAGCAGTTTAAGTCCACTCTTCCAGAGGCGAATAAAGAGCGGGAAGCAATTCAGGCCATCCAGGCTGAAGTTCAGAAAATCGCTCAGTACAATGGCATCAAACTGGCTGGAAACAATCCTTACACCACGATCACCCCTCAGAGCATTGACAGCAAGTGGGACAAG GTGCAGAAACTGGTTCCTCAACGTGATCAGGCTCTGCAGGAAGAACTCGCACGGCAGCAGTCCAATGACCATCTCAGACGCCAGTTTGCAAACCAGGCCAACATGATTGGACCATGGATACAAAACAAGATGGAG GAGATTGGCAGGATATCAATCGAGATGAACGGAACGCTTGAAGATCAGCTAACTCACCTACGTCAGTATGAGCAAAGCATCATCGAATACAAACCCAATATCGACCAACTGGAGGGAGACCATCAGCTCATTCAGGAAGCACTTATATTTGACAACAAATACACTGCTTACACTATGGAG CACCTGCGTGTTGGCTGGGAGCAACTCCTCACTACAATTGCTCGCACCATTAATGAGATCGAGAACCAGATTCTGACTAGAGATGCTAAAGGCATCAGCCAGGAGCAGCTTCACGAGTACCGCGCGTCCTTTAATCACTTCGACAAG GACCACAGTGGTGTCTTAGCAGCTGAGGAGTTCAAGGCTTGTTTGATCAGTCTGGGTTACGATGTAGAAAACGACAAGCAG GGTGATGCTGAATTTTCTCGTATTATGGGCATTGTTGACCCTAACAACAGTGGAGCAGTGACCTTCCAGGCCTTTATCGACTTCATGTCGAGAGAAACGACCGACACCGACACTGCAGACCAGGTCATCGCCTCATTTAAGATCCTAGCCGGAGACAAG AACTACATCACAGCAGCGGAGTTGAGGCGTGAGCTTCCTCCTGACCAGGCAGAGTACTGCATTGCCCGAATGGCACCATACACAGGCCCTGACGCAGTTCCGGGTGCGCTTGACTACATGTCCTTCTCCACCGCCTTGTATGGGGAGAGCGACCTCTAA
- the LOC127421867 gene encoding alpha-actinin-4 isoform X2, with the protein MVDYHAANNQSLYSTGGQQSYMEQENDWDRDLLLDPAWEKQQRKTFTAWCNSHLRKAGTQIENIEEDFRDGLKLMLLLEVISGERLPKPERGKMRVHKINNVNKALDFIASKGVKLVSIGAEEIVDGNAKMTLGMIWTIILRFAIQDISVEETSAKEGLLLWCQRKTAPYKNVNVQNFHISWKDGLAFNALIHRHRPELIDYDKLRKDDPVTNLNNAFEVAERYLDIPKMLDAEDIVGTLRPDEKAIMTYVSCFYHAFSGAQKAETAANRICKVLAVNQENEHLMEDYEKLASDLLEWIRRTIPWLENRAPEKTMTEMQQKLEDFRDYRRVHKPPKVQEKCQLEINFNTLQTKLRLSNRPAFMPSEGRMVSDINGAWHKLEGAEKGYEEWLLNEIRRLERLDHLAEKFRQKAAIHESWTDGKEAMLKQKDYETATLSEIKALLKKHEAFESDLAAHQDRVEQIAAIAQELNELDYYDSQSVNARCQKICEQWDALGSLTQSRRESLERTEKQLESIDELYLEYAKRAAPFNNWMEGAMEDLQDMFIVHNIEEIQGLITAHEQFKSTLPEANKEREAIQAIQAEVQKIAQYNGIKLAGNNPYTTITPQSIDSKWDKVQKLVPQRDQALQEELARQQSNDHLRRQFANQANMIGPWIQNKMEEIGRISIEMNGTLEDQLTHLRQYEQSIIEYKPNIDQLEGDHQLIQEALIFDNKYTAYTMEHLRVGWEQLLTTIARTINEIENQILTRDAKGISQEQLHEYRASFNHFDKDHSGVLAAEEFKACLISLGYDVENDKQGDAEFSRIMGIVDPNNSGAVTFQAFIDFMSRETTDTDTADQVIASFKILAGDKNYITAAELRRELPPDQAEYCIARMAPYTGPDAVPGALDYMSFSTALYGESDL; encoded by the exons ACTTTCACAGCCTGGTGCAATTCTCACCTGCGGAAGGCGGGAACGCAAATCGAAAACAtcgaagaggatttcagagatggACTCAAACTAATGCTTCTTCTAGAGGTCATCTCAG GGGAGAGATTACCAAAACCTGAAAGAGGAAAGATGAGAGTGCACAAGATCAACAATGTCAACAAAGCGCTGGACTTCATCGCCAGCAAAGGAGTCAAACTGGTGTCCATTGGTGCAGAAG AAATTGTAGATGGAAACGCCAAGATGACTCTTGGAATGATCTGGACCATCATTCTCCGCTTCGCCATCCAGGACATCTCGGTGGAAG AAACCTCCGCTAAAGAAGGACTGTTGCTCTGGTGTCAGAGAAAGACGGCTCCTTACAAGAACGTCAATGTCCAGAACTTCCATATCAG CTGGAAGGATGGTCTCGCCTTCAATGCTCTGATCCATAGACACAGGCCGGAGCTCATTGATTATGATAAACTGAGAAAG GATGATCCAGTGACCAATCTGAACAATGCTTTCGAAGTGGCGGAGCGATACCTTGATATCCCCAAAATGTTGGATGCAGAGG ATATCGTGGGCACTCTACGGCCGGATGAGAAGGCCATTATGACCTACGTCTCCTGTTTCTATCACGCCTTCTCAGGTGCTCAGAAG GCTGAGACAGCAGCCAATCGTATCTGCAAGGTGTTGGCGGTCAATCAGGAGAATGAGCACCTGATGGAGGACTATGAGAAGCTGGCCAGCGAT TTGTTGGAGTGGATACGTAGGACAATCCCATGGTTGGAAAATCGTGCTCCAGAGAAGACCATGACAGAAATGCAGCAGAAATTGGAAGATTTCCGTGATTACCGTCGTGTTCACAAACCACCCAAAGTTCAGGAGAAGTGTCAGCTAGAGATCAACTTCAACACATTGCAGACCAAACTCCGCTTGAGCAATCGACCTGCCTTTATGCCATCTGAGGGACGCATGGTGTCG gACATTAATGGGGCATGGCATAAATTGGAGGGGGCAGAGAAAGGCTACGAAGAGTGGCTACTGAATGAGATCCGCCGATTGGAGAGGCTTGACCATCTTGCAGAAAAGTTCAGACAGAAAGCAGCCATCCATGAGAGCTGGACAGATG GTAAGGAGGCCATGCTAAAACAGAAGGATTATGAGACTGCAACACTGTCCGAGATTAAAGCCCTCCTGAAGAAGCACGAGGCGTTCGAGAGTGACCTTGCTGCCCACCAGGACAGAGTGGAGCAGATTGCCGCAATTGCGCAGGAGCTCAA TGAGCTGGACTACTACGACTCCCAGAGTGTTAATGCTCGCTGTCAGAAGATCTGTGAGCAGTGGGATGCTCTGGGATCCCTAACACAGAGTCGTAGAGAGTCTCTTGAG AGGACAGAGAAACAGCTGGAGTCCATTGATGAGCTTTACCTGGAGTACGCCAAGAGAGCGGCACCATTCAACAACTGGATGGAGGGGGCAATGGAGGACCTTCAAGATATGTTCATTGTGCACAACATAGAGGAGATCCAG GGACTGATTACAGCTCATGAGCAGTTTAAGTCCACTCTTCCAGAGGCGAATAAAGAGCGGGAAGCAATTCAGGCCATCCAGGCTGAAGTTCAGAAAATCGCTCAGTACAATGGCATCAAACTGGCTGGAAACAATCCTTACACCACGATCACCCCTCAGAGCATTGACAGCAAGTGGGACAAG GTGCAGAAACTGGTTCCTCAACGTGATCAGGCTCTGCAGGAAGAACTCGCACGGCAGCAGTCCAATGACCATCTCAGACGCCAGTTTGCAAACCAGGCCAACATGATTGGACCATGGATACAAAACAAGATGGAG GAGATTGGCAGGATATCAATCGAGATGAACGGAACGCTTGAAGATCAGCTAACTCACCTACGTCAGTATGAGCAAAGCATCATCGAATACAAACCCAATATCGACCAACTGGAGGGAGACCATCAGCTCATTCAGGAAGCACTTATATTTGACAACAAATACACTGCTTACACTATGGAG CACCTGCGTGTTGGCTGGGAGCAACTCCTCACTACAATTGCTCGCACCATTAATGAGATCGAGAACCAGATTCTGACTAGAGATGCTAAAGGCATCAGCCAGGAGCAGCTTCACGAGTACCGCGCGTCCTTTAATCACTTCGACAAG GACCACAGTGGTGTCTTAGCAGCTGAGGAGTTCAAGGCTTGTTTGATCAGTCTGGGTTACGATGTAGAAAACGACAAGCAG GGTGATGCTGAATTTTCTCGTATTATGGGCATTGTTGACCCTAACAACAGTGGAGCAGTGACCTTCCAGGCCTTTATCGACTTCATGTCGAGAGAAACGACCGACACCGACACTGCAGACCAGGTCATCGCCTCATTTAAGATCCTAGCCGGAGACAAG AACTACATCACAGCAGCGGAGTTGAGGCGTGAGCTTCCTCCTGACCAGGCAGAGTACTGCATTGCCCGAATGGCACCATACACAGGCCCTGACGCAGTTCCGGGTGCGCTTGACTACATGTCCTTCTCCACCGCCTTGTATGGGGAGAGCGACCTCTAA
- the LOC127421867 gene encoding alpha-actinin-4 isoform X4 produces the protein MVDYHAANNQSLYSTGGQQSYMEQENDWDRDLLLDPAWEKQQRKTFTAWCNSHLRKAGTQIENIEEDFRDGLKLMLLLEVISGERLPKPERGKMRVHKINNVNKALDFIASKGVKLVSIGAEEIVDGNAKMTLGMIWTIILRFAIQDISVEETSAKEGLLLWCQRKTAPYKNVNVQNFHISWKDGLAFNALIHRHRPELIDYDKLRKDDPVTNLNNAFEVAERYLDIPKMLDAEDIVGTLRPDEKAIMTYVSCFYHAFSGAQKAETAANRICKVLAVNQENEHLMEDYEKLASDLLEWIRRTIPWLENRAPEKTMTEMQQKLEDFRDYRRVHKPPKVQEKCQLEINFNTLQTKLRLSNRPAFMPSEGRMVSDINGAWHKLEGAEKGYEEWLLNEIRRLERLDHLAEKFRQKAAIHESWTDGKEAMLKQKDYETATLSEIKALLKKHEAFESDLAAHQDRVEQIAAIAQELNELDYYDSQSVNARCQKICEQWDALGSLTQSRRESLERTEKQLESIDELYLEYAKRAAPFNNWMEGAMEDLQDMFIVHNIEEIQGLITAHEQFKSTLPEANKEREAIQAIQAEVQKIAQYNGIKLAGNNPYTTITPQSIDSKWDKVQKLVPQRDQALQEELARQQSNDHLRRQFANQANMIGPWIQNKMEEIGRISIEMNGTLEDQLTHLRQYEQSIIEYKPNIDQLEGDHQLIQEALIFDNKYTAYTMEHLRVGWEQLLTTIARTINEIENQILTRDAKGISQEQLHEYRASFNHFDKKRTGIMDSDDFRALLIATGNSLGDAEFSRIMGIVDPNNSGAVTFQAFIDFMSRETTDTDTADQVIASFKILAGDKNYITAAELRRELPPDQAEYCIARMAPYTGPDAVPGALDYMSFSTALYGESDL, from the exons ACTTTCACAGCCTGGTGCAATTCTCACCTGCGGAAGGCGGGAACGCAAATCGAAAACAtcgaagaggatttcagagatggACTCAAACTAATGCTTCTTCTAGAGGTCATCTCAG GGGAGAGATTACCAAAACCTGAAAGAGGAAAGATGAGAGTGCACAAGATCAACAATGTCAACAAAGCGCTGGACTTCATCGCCAGCAAAGGAGTCAAACTGGTGTCCATTGGTGCAGAAG AAATTGTAGATGGAAACGCCAAGATGACTCTTGGAATGATCTGGACCATCATTCTCCGCTTCGCCATCCAGGACATCTCGGTGGAAG AAACCTCCGCTAAAGAAGGACTGTTGCTCTGGTGTCAGAGAAAGACGGCTCCTTACAAGAACGTCAATGTCCAGAACTTCCATATCAG CTGGAAGGATGGTCTCGCCTTCAATGCTCTGATCCATAGACACAGGCCGGAGCTCATTGATTATGATAAACTGAGAAAG GATGATCCAGTGACCAATCTGAACAATGCTTTCGAAGTGGCGGAGCGATACCTTGATATCCCCAAAATGTTGGATGCAGAGG ATATCGTGGGCACTCTACGGCCGGATGAGAAGGCCATTATGACCTACGTCTCCTGTTTCTATCACGCCTTCTCAGGTGCTCAGAAG GCTGAGACAGCAGCCAATCGTATCTGCAAGGTGTTGGCGGTCAATCAGGAGAATGAGCACCTGATGGAGGACTATGAGAAGCTGGCCAGCGAT TTGTTGGAGTGGATACGTAGGACAATCCCATGGTTGGAAAATCGTGCTCCAGAGAAGACCATGACAGAAATGCAGCAGAAATTGGAAGATTTCCGTGATTACCGTCGTGTTCACAAACCACCCAAAGTTCAGGAGAAGTGTCAGCTAGAGATCAACTTCAACACATTGCAGACCAAACTCCGCTTGAGCAATCGACCTGCCTTTATGCCATCTGAGGGACGCATGGTGTCG gACATTAATGGGGCATGGCATAAATTGGAGGGGGCAGAGAAAGGCTACGAAGAGTGGCTACTGAATGAGATCCGCCGATTGGAGAGGCTTGACCATCTTGCAGAAAAGTTCAGACAGAAAGCAGCCATCCATGAGAGCTGGACAGATG GTAAGGAGGCCATGCTAAAACAGAAGGATTATGAGACTGCAACACTGTCCGAGATTAAAGCCCTCCTGAAGAAGCACGAGGCGTTCGAGAGTGACCTTGCTGCCCACCAGGACAGAGTGGAGCAGATTGCCGCAATTGCGCAGGAGCTCAA TGAGCTGGACTACTACGACTCCCAGAGTGTTAATGCTCGCTGTCAGAAGATCTGTGAGCAGTGGGATGCTCTGGGATCCCTAACACAGAGTCGTAGAGAGTCTCTTGAG AGGACAGAGAAACAGCTGGAGTCCATTGATGAGCTTTACCTGGAGTACGCCAAGAGAGCGGCACCATTCAACAACTGGATGGAGGGGGCAATGGAGGACCTTCAAGATATGTTCATTGTGCACAACATAGAGGAGATCCAG GGACTGATTACAGCTCATGAGCAGTTTAAGTCCACTCTTCCAGAGGCGAATAAAGAGCGGGAAGCAATTCAGGCCATCCAGGCTGAAGTTCAGAAAATCGCTCAGTACAATGGCATCAAACTGGCTGGAAACAATCCTTACACCACGATCACCCCTCAGAGCATTGACAGCAAGTGGGACAAG GTGCAGAAACTGGTTCCTCAACGTGATCAGGCTCTGCAGGAAGAACTCGCACGGCAGCAGTCCAATGACCATCTCAGACGCCAGTTTGCAAACCAGGCCAACATGATTGGACCATGGATACAAAACAAGATGGAG GAGATTGGCAGGATATCAATCGAGATGAACGGAACGCTTGAAGATCAGCTAACTCACCTACGTCAGTATGAGCAAAGCATCATCGAATACAAACCCAATATCGACCAACTGGAGGGAGACCATCAGCTCATTCAGGAAGCACTTATATTTGACAACAAATACACTGCTTACACTATGGAG CACCTGCGTGTTGGCTGGGAGCAACTCCTCACTACAATTGCTCGCACCATTAATGAGATCGAGAACCAGATTCTGACTAGAGATGCTAAAGGCATCAGCCAGGAGCAGCTTCACGAGTACCGCGCGTCCTTTAATCACTTCGACAAG AAGCGTACAGGAATAATGGACAGCGACGATTTCCGTGCACTGCTCATTGCCACTGGGAACAGCCTG GGTGATGCTGAATTTTCTCGTATTATGGGCATTGTTGACCCTAACAACAGTGGAGCAGTGACCTTCCAGGCCTTTATCGACTTCATGTCGAGAGAAACGACCGACACCGACACTGCAGACCAGGTCATCGCCTCATTTAAGATCCTAGCCGGAGACAAG AACTACATCACAGCAGCGGAGTTGAGGCGTGAGCTTCCTCCTGACCAGGCAGAGTACTGCATTGCCCGAATGGCACCATACACAGGCCCTGACGCAGTTCCGGGTGCGCTTGACTACATGTCCTTCTCCACCGCCTTGTATGGGGAGAGCGACCTCTAA